ataaaaagatttgaTAAATCACTAACCCTGGCACCACAATACCTATAGCACATTTTCCCACTATTAATATAGCCGATAAGCAACTGAAACAAACATGTACTCAGGTACGGCTTTTtggaaataatgatttttttaatatcgttttataataagaaataaaattaaatgatatactTAGAAAAGATAAAAGTACTAGAGACGGTACCTATTTGGatattcttcaaattttaatgttttaacagatataaatttattattcaaattacttATGAGTTATGATATAGTCAATTTTATCCAAAGCATTCCGTATTTTAAACATAATCTAAACTAAATTTATTCGTAAGAAGAGTATAATAATAGAatggttttttaatatttataaatatttgtgttacatataaaaatacattcacataaaattaaaatatataaatataattgtatttacatcACTAATTCACTATGATAAACACAAATCAAAGTTCCTTTATCATACACAATTAGATTTTGTCAATGTTTCGCTCAAATCTTCTTATTTTCAACCTTGATTTATTATCGATTACTTTTACTACTTCATTAAATCTCACCCTAACATTTCGTTTATTATTCTCaacttgaaaattattttctcgAAGAGTAGTTCTAACATTTTCTTGTTGGTAGGTATCAAATCTTTGACGATAAGAAATTCTCCTCTCctcttttttattaagataatcTTGAtgttttattactaaaagtaAAGGTTTCAATTTCGGTTTATATTCTTGTAGATTACAATTCGAATCAACATTTATAGGATTTAATGAagtatttgcatttttatgtTGTTGATTCGAAAATGAATCATTAGTAATCGGATTTCTTTTCCCTCCCCGTAGAGATAAAATTGAACAAGAAATTGATTTATGACGAAGCatgcaaataattaaaaatgtgatTAAAGAGATTAATGAGATTATTACACAAAAGATTGATCCGAAAATGATAATATCTTGATTATCGTGATATGTAGTAATATGAGATAAAGTTGTAGTTTTGGATACAGAAGTGAAACGAGAAGTTAAAGTGATGTAATCTTGTTCGCGTCGTTTCTTAAGAGAGGTAGTAAACAAATCTTGTAAAcgtgtattaataatatgtttaatatctGAATTAATAACGaacatgatgaaaaatgaaaaaattattttattcatgtaaacaaaataaaaaaagaataaagtaaaagtaaaTTGAGATTTGAGAACAGAATAAATCTTgcaattatttctttttttttttatcgaaaatgaggtttttttttgtcagATTTTAGcccaatatatatatattaatgcGTAGTAAAGAACAAGAACTGATTGCGTTAATTACATATAACCCTacataatcatataataatataaagtttaatCAATACATATGTATGTTGATGctttttcattgttttatatagtagttttttttctttaaagttcTAAtgtattatgatttaaaaagtaataatgtAAAAAGCAGGAGATTAtcattataacttttttatatgtaaaagaGTTCTGATTGGTGGGCGAAATCCCTGATGCAATTTTTCAAACTCAATTCCAAGTTCTAAcgtaatcaaaatttattactaagTGTTTCCAGAAAATTAATCTATATTTTAGAACAATAATTAAAACTCctgctaaaatttttttttttaagtaattttaattgaacATCACACTCATTTCAGTCTAAccttatcattaaaattgatcaattaatttttttcccgcttttttttataagttgaTAAGTGTTActtaaattaatcattaacAAATAGCAAAAAACGcacataatatatatgtacacTATTTCTTATacacaattattatattgtgaaaTAATGTAggagtataaaaataaatgatgttaATCATAGGgcaaatgaaaatctttatatgGAACATAGGTGAATCACGTATTGAAATGAgtacaaatataaaagttatttttaattgtggGAAAGATTGAAAGAGGCGAGACCAAAATCATGtttactaaaatataaaataatatggagtaggatattcttaaatttagGAGGGATATTCAAGATGTGCggaacaaaattattatttagtctaCTATAATAGGAAAGAAATCACGCCACTgtgaaataaatacaatatttataatgatataaatttattagatacaTGAGTTCAAATGAaacttttaatgatatttgttTGACAATAGTATTATTTACGATGCaccattaaattttgtttgttGGCCAGCATAAAGTATTTGATGATCATTTATTTGACTCCTCATCGATCTAACCAATAACATTCGTTTATAAGGGAAAGAATGTAAGATGGTAGCGATATTGTAACCATAATAATCTTATGCCATTAAAATCACAACGCAACATACACTTTGTGTAATTATACGGTTGAGTGTAGATAcgaacaaattttaatttccgATCCATTCACGTTCTATTTATTCTATtctatttattgtttatttatttattttaaaatgaaagtttctaaaaaaaaaaattcgtgtaATTTGATGCGAGTTTTTTAATAGCCCATTCTTGTTACGAGAGAACAATTATTGGAAACAAACCAATTCAAAGTGCTCTCGTAAACAATTCAAATGaactaaaacaaaaaaaaataccgtttatggaataaattttttcgcGTGATCAGGAGTAATTTCTTGTACTGAGATCGAGATGTTTAGCTCGTGtaattttcaacatttttctttttttccttttacaaaatttttttatataaattatcatgaaATTCTCCTTCTACCATTTCTTTAGTATCTCCCTGGAGTACATTCAAAGAGAAGTAATaacttcatataatttatatataattctaggatttatataatttatattttaaacgtatttatttatagcatataaatacaaaatttctctttgtctcttcttttttactaaataattaataaaagatggCATTAAAGATAtcattagttttattattcgttttacttttatcaaaatcattGTTCGTTGACTCTTCTCCAATGTTCAAacgtgatgatgatgaaaaatgtGGTATTACTAAAAACTCAAGtacgaataattttattattatatcaacatttatttatatgtcaaattatcaaaatgctaattaattatatttaaaaagggGAACCAAAAGGTTTGCCATCTATTCTTAACCCTGCTgccaaatttaaattcttactTTATGCTGCGGGagatcaaatatataaatgcaACACAACGACTCCTCAAAAATCTTGGGATTTAGGTAATTATAAAGCTAAAGCGTAAAGATTCTTTGAACTTAACACGTCgcgtaatattaatatatatatctacgtaattttttttttaataaagttggACCCAAAGCTAAACTTTTTGTTAATCCCCAAAAAGTCGTTGGAGATCATTACTTCCAACCAACTCGTATGTATTATGATGTTGATaacacatatatattattattattaaagtgtattaaataaatatatatattatgattttttaattagctGTTAACGGAGGTAGAGCTACTTGGAACTCAACACTTGATTGTGATCATTCTAGTGTTATTGGAAGAATTATTCAAACATATCCTGTTGAACCTGAAAATATTCCATGGCTCTTAATTCAAACAACTGtaagcatttatttattaattatttttcaatgtatatatttttgtaattgtattaattgtaattaatttaattgtagaAAAATGAAGGTGAAAATGGAGCTTTTAGTGATGTCAAATTTGTAGTTCGTACAAACACTAAAGGTGGCGTTCCTCCCCCAATAGGAGAAtgtaagttttatttataaaataatataattttaataagaaattctataaattaaattcttttacttctaAAAATAGGCGGAAATAAATATTccaataatgaattattcaaaagCTATTATACTACTCAATATTggtattatcattaattatgatttattacaCATATAATACTTATACATTCATAgacaatttttatgatttaatatgaTACTATGTCGATTTTTCTATTAACTTTTCTAAATTCGTCGACAATGTCCGAATTaccctaattttttttagctcAGAAtctcataatattttaaatagacAGTTagattactaatatttttttttaaatttagttatttatggcgtaattatttataaatagtatatttcgtcattttttatacttttacaATGGGTTTCCGTTTTAAACTCCTTTGACGGTAGATCTTACATTTCTGGTAAAACCGTAAAAATTAAAGCcccaattattaataaaagaaattgccGCAATATTCTCTTTTCTCGTTTTTATTAACTTAAACCGCTATTCGAATTAAATCAAATGAGTAGCTAAGCCATGCCAAGAATtcgctttttttttcacaagaaaaatttttctataaatctCTGTGGAAAATTTTAGTGTTTcgtgaaataaaaaatcaatttttttttttaaaaaaaaaaccaaaaaaaaaaaaaaatgatcaaagtCCCATTATTATTCGTATTCATATTAGTGACATCTTTATATTCACTAAATGAAGCACATTATTTaccttatcaaaaaataattggtaCCAAAACTAGTGagtcattatatttatttatgagaAGTATATTTCTTCCTcttctaaaaaaattctttttctctATGTAGAACAACCAATTATTGATTTGCCAAAGAATATTACAATTCCGACCGATCGTAATTTTAAATTCGTATTATATGGTCATggttatcaaatttatcaatgcAGTTCCGAAAATAAAACTTGGACATTAGGTAAATATTCGCGTATTAAGTCACGTGTATAATTACATTCTATTGACTATTTACTCACATCGACATGTTTCTTGTAGTTACACCTGtagcaaatttaattaatgataaaaacaCCGAAAAATTCACtccatattattatattgccAAACATTATTTCGTAAAAGAACGTAAGTATTATGATTTAagtatatgatttaattacgTTCGAATTTCgaattacataaaataaaattttttatatgtacaGCAATTAATGGAGGACGTCCAACATGGGAATCAATTATAAAAGGTGATAATTCCAAAGTTACAACTAAAATAATAGCTACGAGTGCTTCTCCTGATAACCCAAAGAAAAATGTTCCATGGCTGGTAACTCAAACAACCGCCAATTCTGGTAATGGTGTTTTT
The Rhizophagus irregularis chromosome 19, complete sequence DNA segment above includes these coding regions:
- a CDS encoding uncharacterized protein (SECRETED:cutsite_VDS-SP; SECRETED:prob_0.7910); SECRETED:SignalP(1-23) yields the protein MALKISLVLLFVLLLSKSLFVDSSPMFKRDDDEKCGITKNSREPKGLPSILNPAAKFKFLLYAAGDQIYKCNTTTPQKSWDLVGPKAKLFVNPQKVVGDHYFQPTPVNGGRATWNSTLDCDHSSVIGRIIQTYPVEPENIPWLLIQTTKNEGENGAFSDVKFVVRTNTKGGVPPPIGECGNKYSNNELFKSYYTTQYWYYH
- a CDS encoding uncharacterized protein (SECRETED:cutsite_NEA-HY; SECRETED:prob_0.6771); SECRETED:SignalP(1-22), with protein sequence MIKVPLLFVFILVTSLYSLNEAHYLPYQKIIGTKTKQPIIDLPKNITIPTDRNFKFVLYGHGYQIYQCSSENKTWTLVTPVANLINDKNTEKFTPYYYIAKHYFVKEPINGGRPTWESIIKGDNSKVTTKIIATSASPDNPKKNVPWLVTQTTANSGNGVFADITHIIRVNTIKGIAPPIEDCGVKYKDKDLYYSEYYTDYWFYH